The Lepidochelys kempii isolate rLepKem1 chromosome 5, rLepKem1.hap2, whole genome shotgun sequence genome window below encodes:
- the TMEM171 gene encoding transmembrane protein 171: protein MCAVAVSRPGGEGNNGHHRKFFFLFVFGVALLCTGFLLSVFILQTCPSGTFSDCNRALKIAGPVVVVVGLVCVLLAQSRARLYLSQRQMQGEQVYSLIFCQGNCQVAQFLIFGFLFLTSGVLISFLGIWVPGCSPGRHSLQYNQTSTSDVELSGCGFLPLQIMGPLIVLIGLSFFVIAHIKKKTNLNLSQESSENGEQPQSPESFQVTAGDAVMTFPPLPPPYFADSLSPHVTHKPLATELPMSENPPSYDSIVNNGAQLEHVQGMVSVREYEPPYAIPGSSSSSDILPTLHHSSELPPRYEEKEATVNTEYSSGSSMA from the exons ATGTGTGCAGTTGCTGTTTCCAGACCTGGTGGGGAAGGAAATAATGGACATCATaggaagttttttttcctttttgtttttggagTTGCATTGCTATGCACTGGATTTCTGCTTTCAGTCTTTATTTTACAGACTTGCCCATCTGGAACCTTCAGTGATTGCAACAGGGCCCTTAAGATTGCTGGGcctgtggtggtggttgttggaTTAGTTTGTGTCTTACTGGCACAATCAAGAGCTAGGCTGTACCTAAGTCAGAGACAGATGCAAGGTGAGCAGGTGTACAGCCTCATTTTTTGTCAAGGGAACTGTCAGGTTGCCCAGTTTCTTatctttgggtttttgtttttaactagtGGAGTGCTAATTAGTTTCCTGGGCATTTGGGTTCCTGGATGTAGCCCAGGAAGGCACAGCCTACAGTATAATCAAACCAGCACTTCTGATGTTGAACTCTCAGGCTGTGGATTTCTGCCTCTTCAAATCATGGGTCCTTTGATTGTGCTTATTGGATTGAGTTTCTTCGTAATAGCtcatattaaaaagaaaaccaatTTAAATCTCAGCCAAGAATCCTCTGAAAATGGAGAACAGCCTCAGAGTCCAGAATCATTTCAAGTTACAGCAG gtGATGCTGTAATGACATTCCCACCCCTCCCACCACCTTATTTTGCTGACTCTCTATCACCACATGTAACTCATAAGCCACTTGCCACAGAGCTGCCTATGAGTGAAAATCCTCCCTCGTACGACAGTATTGTAAATAATGG GGCACAACTTGAACACGTTCAAGGAATGGTTTCTGTTAGAGAGTACGAACCGCCGTATGCAATTCCTGGGAGCAGTTCATCTTCAGACATCTTACCTACTCTGCATCATTCATCTGAATTACCGCCAAGATATGAAGAAAAAGAAGCAACAGTAAATACTGAATATTCCTCTGGCTCCTCCATGGCTTAG